From the Chloroflexus aurantiacus J-10-fl genome, one window contains:
- a CDS encoding HD domain-containing phosphohydrolase, with the protein MLAYPNHLLLIEDNPFDADLFRRTMQFYHPEIAITHFSSYRAAYEHLQTLSPATTPYAGVVLDLHLRDGDGLDLLALIRARNLPLAVVILTGGGGDHMVISALKAGADDYVVKRDDYLDRIGAIVEQACQRFHSQQARRSQTIQVSFIALATTDSEATIQHLQRSAPHLHCTLIHGWRTFLHHLDHQRAVGDVILIDCAQPNLAMLDLVKELIQFRHLEQPVLVLAQPGNEEFPLQTLRLGAADYIIKSEGFRNHLAVAIENAYYRAQIHQQHYQLQLQAQALNAAANTIVITDRNGIIEWANPAFTTLTGYEVSEVIGHSTRILRSGKHDNEFYSALWNHILSGQPWRGRIINRRKDGSLYHEEMTITPVTDEHGEIRRFIAIKQDISDQVAQEQRRIILANIGTALRPAQLWVELTPILLDQVREVMQADSIALLRPQGATLAIDLAYNCLGHLASQPTILAALAERLAQSDGPTDVTDVVQSTTKIVVGVPLNAANRTIGALLITRATPLNSFEVDLLRDIAELAANALHRTDLFEQLRAANAELRAAYDETIEGWSRALDLRDRETEGHSRRVTELTVRIAARMGFSDEELLHVRRGALLHDIGKMGIPDAILLKPGPLDEQEWAIMRTHPTLAVELLRPIAFLAPALDIPWCHHEKWDGTGYPRGLRGEEIPLAARIFAVVDVYDALTSDRPYRAAWPRERALAYIREQAGHHFDPHVVDVFEQIITETDSNAIMK; encoded by the coding sequence ATGTTGGCTTATCCGAACCATCTGCTGCTCATTGAAGATAATCCTTTCGACGCCGATCTGTTCCGACGCACAATGCAGTTTTACCATCCAGAGATTGCTATCACGCACTTTTCATCATACCGGGCAGCCTACGAACACCTGCAAACATTATCGCCTGCAACCACACCTTACGCAGGAGTCGTGCTTGACCTTCATCTACGTGACGGTGATGGGCTTGATCTGCTTGCTCTCATTCGCGCACGTAATTTACCACTCGCGGTTGTAATTCTTACCGGTGGTGGTGGCGACCACATGGTCATCAGCGCACTCAAAGCCGGTGCCGATGATTATGTTGTCAAGCGCGACGATTACCTTGATCGGATCGGTGCGATTGTTGAGCAAGCCTGTCAGCGCTTCCATTCGCAACAGGCTCGCCGTAGTCAAACCATTCAGGTGTCATTCATCGCTCTGGCGACTACAGATAGCGAAGCGACGATCCAGCATCTTCAGCGTTCAGCGCCGCATCTCCATTGCACACTCATCCATGGCTGGCGGACGTTTCTGCACCATCTCGATCATCAGCGGGCAGTCGGCGATGTTATTCTGATCGATTGTGCGCAACCTAATCTGGCAATGCTCGATCTGGTGAAGGAATTGATACAGTTTCGTCACCTCGAGCAGCCTGTGCTGGTGCTGGCACAACCGGGTAACGAAGAGTTTCCTTTGCAGACACTACGCCTCGGCGCAGCAGACTACATTATCAAAAGTGAAGGTTTCCGTAACCATTTGGCGGTGGCGATTGAAAATGCGTATTACCGTGCCCAGATCCATCAACAACATTATCAATTGCAATTGCAGGCACAGGCGTTGAATGCTGCTGCAAACACGATAGTGATCACGGATCGGAACGGTATTATTGAATGGGCTAATCCGGCCTTTACCACGCTCACCGGTTATGAGGTGAGCGAAGTGATTGGTCATTCCACCCGGATTCTGCGTTCGGGCAAACACGACAACGAATTTTATAGCGCACTCTGGAATCACATTCTCTCCGGACAGCCCTGGCGAGGGCGAATTATCAATCGCCGCAAAGATGGTAGCCTTTACCACGAAGAGATGACCATTACACCGGTCACTGATGAACATGGTGAGATTCGTCGTTTTATCGCGATCAAGCAAGATATTTCCGATCAAGTTGCCCAAGAACAGCGGCGTATCATTCTGGCTAACATCGGTACAGCCCTGCGACCTGCGCAATTGTGGGTGGAGTTGACGCCGATTTTACTCGATCAGGTGCGCGAAGTGATGCAGGCCGATAGCATTGCGCTGCTGCGACCACAGGGAGCAACCCTCGCCATCGATCTGGCGTACAACTGTCTGGGTCATCTCGCCTCGCAACCGACCATACTGGCGGCACTGGCCGAACGGCTGGCACAGAGCGATGGGCCGACAGATGTTACCGATGTTGTGCAGAGTACGACGAAGATCGTTGTTGGTGTCCCACTCAACGCCGCCAACCGCACCATCGGTGCCCTGCTGATCACCCGCGCTACGCCACTTAATTCGTTTGAGGTCGATCTTCTGCGTGATATTGCCGAACTGGCAGCCAATGCACTGCACCGTACCGATCTCTTCGAGCAACTGCGGGCGGCCAACGCTGAATTACGCGCTGCGTATGATGAGACGATTGAAGGCTGGTCACGTGCACTTGATCTGCGTGACCGTGAGACAGAAGGGCATTCCCGGCGGGTAACCGAGTTGACGGTGCGTATTGCCGCCCGTATGGGTTTCAGTGACGAAGAGCTGCTGCATGTGCGCCGTGGGGCACTCTTGCACGATATTGGCAAAATGGGCATTCCTGATGCTATTTTGCTCAAACCCGGCCCACTCGACGAGCAAGAGTGGGCGATTATGCGGACCCATCCAACTCTGGCCGTGGAGTTACTGCGCCCGATTGCCTTTCTGGCTCCTGCACTCGATATTCCGTGGTGCCACCATGAAAAGTGGGACGGTACCGGCTATCCACGTGGCCTGCGTGGCGAAGAAATTCCACTGGCAGCCCGCATCTTTGCGGTGGTTGATGTCTATGATGCACTCACCAGCGACCGCCCCTATCGAGCAGCATGGCCGCGCGAACGGGCACTGGCCTACATTCGTGAGCAGGCCGGACACCACTTTGATCCACACGTGGTTGACGTTTTTGAACAGATCATCACCGAAACAGACAGCAATGCTATAATGAAGTGA
- the secA gene encoding preprotein translocase subunit SecA, with protein MMNFLRRLLGDSNEKELRRLQPIVEEINRLGPEFAALSDAELRAKTDEFRQRLADGETLDDILPEAFATVREAAHRTIGLRHYDVQLIGGIVLHQGKIAEMKTGEGKTLVATLPLYLNALEGKGVHLVTVNDYLAKVGAGWMGPIYHFLGLTVGFIAHDQSALYDPDFIDPDANPEDQRLVHWRPCTRREAYLADITYGTNNEFGFDYLRDNMAYEKSQLVQRELHYAIVDEVDNILIDEARTPLIISGPAQKSSDLYRQMAQLVRQLRRSSVTAKQVKEEGLEPDGDFFVDERTKSIYLSEKGIEKLERLLRIPPGESLFDPEHYEKTHYIENALKAQFIYQRDRDYMVTPNGEVVIIDEFTGRAMPGRRWSDGLHQAVEAKEGVAIKNENVTLATITFQNYFRMYKKLAGMTGTAYTEREEFAKIYNLEVVVIPTHKPMIREDLPDQIYATEEAKFNAVLREVQEMHEIGRPVLIGTTSVETSERISAMLKRAGIPHNVLNAKHHEREAAIIAQAGRKGAVTVATNMAGRGTDILLGGNPDGLLEEFLRKEGLTIETATPEQKRAAWEKARAQTEAEGEEVRRLGGLHVIGTERHEARRIDNQLRGRAGRQGDPGSSRFFLSLEDELLRRFGPVDRIKGLMERFVDSDVPLQAGLLDRTIEGAQTRVEGYNFDVRKHTVEFDDVMNKQRQIIYADRKAILDEADMRERVLDLMAEEIQRQIDEHLIDGFEEEDLTNLLRAYRRINSTLPASVTAETLKGKTKEEIEQYLLDHLETTYAERERAVTPELMRTIERRVMLGAIDRQWVDYLTAMDELRQNILLQAYAQRDPLVEFKRESFRMFDELKQNIARDIVYNIIPATFQYEAYLRQIAEEQARRLATAQTVSSDGNGEVVRKPQRRSTPQIGRNELCPCGSGKKFKHCHLGREHELASLLNAQPSAPPASKALKSTPATQTAVAEEAAKIQAAINSGKLPPTQTTPRGRQAPSVPRGKKR; from the coding sequence ATGATGAACTTTCTCCGGCGTTTGCTCGGCGACAGCAACGAGAAAGAGCTGCGCCGGTTGCAACCGATTGTTGAAGAGATTAACCGGCTGGGACCTGAGTTTGCCGCGCTGAGCGATGCCGAACTGCGTGCGAAAACCGATGAATTTCGCCAGCGTCTGGCCGATGGCGAGACGCTTGATGATATTTTGCCCGAAGCCTTTGCCACAGTGCGCGAAGCTGCTCATCGCACAATTGGATTACGCCATTACGATGTGCAACTGATCGGTGGCATTGTGCTGCATCAAGGCAAGATTGCCGAAATGAAGACCGGTGAAGGTAAAACGCTGGTGGCAACACTACCACTCTACCTGAACGCACTGGAGGGCAAAGGTGTTCATCTGGTGACGGTCAACGATTATCTGGCGAAAGTCGGTGCCGGCTGGATGGGGCCAATCTATCACTTCCTTGGCCTTACCGTAGGCTTTATTGCTCACGATCAAAGTGCGTTGTACGATCCCGATTTTATCGATCCCGATGCCAACCCCGAAGACCAGCGCCTTGTCCACTGGCGGCCCTGTACCCGGCGCGAAGCCTATCTGGCCGATATTACCTACGGGACGAATAACGAGTTTGGCTTCGACTACCTGCGCGACAATATGGCCTACGAGAAGTCGCAACTCGTCCAGCGCGAACTCCACTACGCGATTGTTGACGAGGTGGACAACATCTTGATCGATGAGGCGCGCACCCCACTGATCATTTCCGGCCCGGCGCAAAAATCATCCGATCTCTATCGCCAGATGGCACAACTTGTGCGGCAATTGCGTCGTTCATCGGTGACGGCCAAGCAGGTGAAAGAAGAGGGACTGGAACCGGACGGCGACTTCTTCGTTGATGAACGCACAAAGAGCATCTACCTGAGCGAAAAAGGAATTGAGAAGCTCGAACGCCTGCTGCGCATTCCGCCAGGTGAGAGCCTCTTCGATCCTGAGCACTACGAAAAGACGCACTATATCGAGAACGCGCTCAAAGCCCAGTTTATCTACCAACGCGACCGCGATTACATGGTGACCCCGAACGGGGAAGTGGTGATTATTGATGAATTCACCGGACGGGCCATGCCGGGGCGGCGCTGGAGTGATGGATTACATCAGGCGGTTGAGGCGAAGGAAGGCGTGGCGATCAAGAACGAAAATGTGACCCTGGCCACAATCACCTTCCAGAACTACTTCCGCATGTACAAGAAGCTGGCCGGTATGACCGGTACAGCCTACACCGAGCGTGAAGAGTTTGCCAAGATTTACAATCTTGAGGTGGTAGTCATTCCAACCCACAAACCGATGATCCGCGAGGATCTGCCCGATCAGATCTATGCCACTGAAGAAGCAAAATTCAACGCGGTATTGCGCGAAGTGCAAGAGATGCACGAGATCGGGCGCCCCGTCTTGATCGGCACCACCTCGGTCGAGACCTCGGAACGGATCAGCGCGATGCTGAAGCGAGCCGGCATTCCTCACAACGTGCTCAATGCCAAGCACCACGAGCGTGAGGCAGCGATCATTGCGCAGGCCGGGCGGAAGGGTGCGGTAACGGTGGCCACCAATATGGCCGGTCGTGGAACCGACATTCTGCTCGGTGGTAATCCCGACGGTCTGCTGGAAGAGTTTCTACGCAAAGAGGGTCTCACCATTGAAACGGCTACTCCCGAACAGAAGCGAGCAGCGTGGGAAAAGGCGCGAGCGCAGACGGAAGCTGAAGGCGAGGAGGTGCGTCGCCTGGGTGGCTTGCACGTCATCGGTACCGAACGGCACGAAGCACGCCGCATCGATAATCAGTTGCGCGGGCGTGCCGGTCGGCAGGGTGATCCCGGTTCTTCGCGGTTCTTCCTCTCGCTCGAAGATGAGCTGCTGCGCCGGTTCGGGCCGGTGGATCGGATCAAGGGACTGATGGAGCGTTTTGTTGACTCAGATGTTCCACTGCAAGCCGGCCTGCTCGACCGCACCATCGAGGGTGCGCAAACCCGTGTCGAAGGGTATAACTTCGATGTCCGTAAGCACACCGTCGAATTTGACGACGTGATGAATAAACAGCGTCAGATCATCTACGCCGACCGCAAAGCGATTCTCGATGAAGCAGATATGCGGGAACGTGTGCTTGATCTGATGGCGGAAGAGATTCAACGGCAGATTGACGAACATCTGATCGACGGCTTTGAAGAGGAAGACCTGACCAATTTGCTGCGTGCGTATCGGCGGATCAATTCAACTTTACCTGCCTCGGTCACTGCTGAGACGTTAAAAGGCAAAACCAAAGAGGAGATTGAACAGTATCTGCTCGATCATCTCGAAACCACCTATGCCGAACGGGAGCGGGCAGTTACCCCTGAACTGATGCGCACCATCGAACGACGGGTGATGCTCGGCGCGATTGACCGTCAGTGGGTAGATTACCTGACGGCGATGGACGAGTTGCGGCAAAATATTCTGCTCCAGGCGTATGCCCAGCGCGACCCCCTGGTCGAGTTCAAGCGCGAATCATTCCGTATGTTCGATGAGCTGAAGCAGAATATTGCGCGCGACATCGTCTACAACATCATCCCGGCGACCTTCCAATACGAAGCTTACTTGCGCCAAATCGCCGAAGAACAGGCGCGACGCCTGGCTACTGCGCAAACGGTCAGCAGTGACGGTAACGGCGAAGTGGTGCGCAAACCGCAGCGCCGCAGTACGCCGCAAATTGGGCGTAACGAGCTGTGCCCGTGTGGCAGCGGCAAAAAATTCAAGCACTGCCACCTGGGGCGTGAACACGAACTGGCCAGTTTGCTGAATGCTCAGCCTTCGGCACCGCCTGCATCGAAAGCGTTGAAATCGACACCTGCGACCCAGACAGCCGTCGCTGAAGAAGCGGCTAAGATTCAGGCGGCGATTAACAGTGGGAAGTTACCACCAACTCAAACCACGCCCCGTGGCCGCCAGGCACCATCGGTACCACGCGGGAAGAAGCGTTAA
- a CDS encoding ABC transporter ATP-binding protein has product MTQNGQERPVVLEARGITKRFPGVVANDNVSIKLYKGEVLALLGENGAGKSTLMNILYGLYHQDEGEIFVKGEPIRISNPHESIARGIGMVHQHFQLVPVMTVTENVILGNEVTSGPFLDRKRAAERIRQISTQYGLAVDPDALVADLDVGAQQRVEIIKALYRNADILILDEPTAVLTPQEADDLVRVMRTLTAQGTSIIFITHKLREVLEVADRIMVLRGGKVVGETTPDQATEASLAAMMVGRDVILKVDKQPARPGEPVLEVQGLQVRDDRQLLAVKGVSLEVRAGEILGIAGVQGNGQTELVAALTGLRPSEGGTIRIAGVDVTNASPRTISELGVAHIPEDRQRDGLVTSYPLTDNSVLELYYLPPFANGIVRNEPAINDHCSRLVQEFDVRTPSIHVPASSLSGGNQQKLIVAREFTRQLKLLIASQPTRGIDVGSIEFIHNQIVKKRDEGVAVLLVSAELDEILSLADRIAVMYHGQIVATVKNGELSREELGLLMAGATIDRSVSVEA; this is encoded by the coding sequence GTGACGCAGAACGGCCAGGAACGCCCGGTGGTGCTCGAAGCACGCGGGATTACAAAACGCTTCCCCGGTGTGGTTGCGAATGACAACGTCTCGATCAAACTGTACAAGGGTGAAGTATTAGCCCTGCTCGGTGAAAATGGTGCCGGTAAATCAACCTTGATGAATATCCTTTACGGTCTGTATCACCAGGACGAGGGCGAAATTTTTGTCAAGGGCGAGCCTATTCGCATCAGTAACCCCCACGAGTCGATTGCCCGCGGGATCGGCATGGTACACCAGCACTTTCAACTGGTGCCGGTCATGACGGTCACGGAAAATGTTATCCTGGGCAACGAAGTCACCAGTGGCCCCTTCCTTGACCGCAAACGGGCAGCGGAACGCATTCGCCAGATCTCGACCCAATACGGGCTGGCGGTTGACCCTGATGCCCTGGTCGCCGACCTTGATGTAGGTGCCCAACAGCGGGTGGAGATTATTAAGGCGCTGTACCGCAATGCCGATATTTTGATCCTCGACGAGCCAACCGCTGTGTTGACCCCGCAAGAGGCCGATGATCTGGTGCGCGTGATGCGTACCCTGACCGCGCAGGGAACATCGATCATCTTTATCACCCACAAACTGCGGGAAGTGCTCGAAGTGGCCGACCGCATCATGGTGTTACGAGGTGGAAAAGTTGTCGGTGAAACGACACCCGATCAGGCCACCGAGGCCAGTCTGGCGGCGATGATGGTTGGCCGCGATGTCATTCTGAAGGTAGATAAACAGCCCGCACGCCCAGGCGAACCGGTGCTCGAAGTGCAGGGATTACAGGTACGCGATGATCGACAGCTCCTGGCCGTGAAGGGGGTGAGCCTTGAGGTACGTGCCGGTGAAATTCTCGGCATTGCCGGCGTGCAAGGCAACGGTCAGACTGAACTGGTCGCCGCTCTGACCGGCCTGCGCCCCAGTGAAGGGGGGACTATCCGGATTGCCGGCGTCGATGTGACCAACGCCAGCCCACGGACGATCAGCGAGCTGGGAGTGGCCCATATTCCCGAAGATCGCCAGCGTGACGGTCTGGTAACCTCATATCCGCTGACTGATAACTCGGTGCTGGAGTTGTATTATCTGCCACCATTCGCCAATGGTATTGTGCGCAATGAGCCGGCAATTAACGATCATTGCAGCCGGCTGGTACAGGAATTCGATGTGCGCACACCCAGCATTCACGTTCCGGCCAGCTCGCTGAGCGGTGGCAACCAGCAAAAGCTGATTGTCGCCCGCGAGTTTACCCGTCAGCTCAAGTTGTTGATCGCCTCACAGCCAACCCGCGGCATTGATGTGGGTTCAATCGAGTTTATTCACAACCAGATCGTGAAGAAGCGCGACGAAGGTGTGGCTGTTTTGCTCGTCTCGGCTGAGCTTGACGAGATTCTGTCACTTGCCGACCGGATTGCGGTTATGTACCACGGCCAGATTGTGGCGACTGTCAAAAACGGTGAACTCTCGCGTGAAGAGCTTGGCCTGCTCATGGCCGGCGCAACCATAGATCGTTCGGTATCAGTTGAAGCGTAA
- a CDS encoding ABC transporter permease, with the protein MAQAATETGIRPSALRQFWERWSGILVPILAVFTALVVGAFIIGITGADWQAAYIGLWEGAFGSPRAFADTVVRSTPFIICGLCVALAFKAGLFNIGAEGQLYAGAVAAVVIGTTLQMPAIFHIPAALIAGALGGAAWAAIAGFLKARTGAHEVINTIMLNYIALRMTDWLIRSKTPYILGDPADTTGARSRLIAETARLPGIQVGSSTILHLGIPLALILVFVVAWLLYRTTLGFEMRTAGTNPNAARYAGISVPRTIILAMAIAGGLAGIAGSIEVIGVRGALSADFFSGLGFDAIAVALLARANPVGIIFSGLLWGGLLTGARLMQVRASLSIDVIKIVQALIIMFVAADQIVRFVYRLPKRKPGEETQLSKGWGG; encoded by the coding sequence ATGGCGCAGGCAGCCACCGAAACGGGTATTCGCCCATCGGCGCTCCGCCAGTTTTGGGAGCGCTGGTCGGGCATTCTCGTGCCGATCCTTGCCGTTTTTACAGCCCTGGTGGTAGGGGCCTTCATTATCGGGATTACCGGTGCCGACTGGCAGGCAGCCTACATTGGGCTTTGGGAAGGCGCCTTCGGCTCGCCACGGGCATTTGCCGATACGGTTGTCCGTTCTACGCCATTCATCATCTGTGGTCTGTGCGTAGCACTTGCTTTCAAGGCCGGCCTGTTTAACATCGGCGCCGAAGGGCAACTCTACGCCGGCGCGGTTGCTGCTGTCGTTATCGGCACAACCTTGCAGATGCCGGCAATCTTTCACATTCCGGCAGCCTTGATTGCCGGTGCACTTGGCGGTGCAGCCTGGGCAGCGATTGCCGGTTTCCTGAAGGCGCGCACCGGTGCACACGAGGTGATCAACACGATTATGTTGAATTACATCGCGCTCCGGATGACCGACTGGCTGATTCGCAGCAAAACCCCCTACATTCTGGGTGATCCTGCCGACACCACCGGTGCCCGCTCGCGTTTGATTGCCGAAACGGCCCGTTTACCCGGCATTCAGGTTGGTAGCTCGACCATCCTCCACCTGGGGATTCCCCTCGCCTTGATACTAGTCTTTGTCGTGGCCTGGTTGTTGTACCGAACGACGCTCGGCTTCGAGATGCGGACTGCCGGTACCAACCCCAACGCCGCCCGCTACGCAGGCATCAGTGTCCCGCGCACGATTATTCTGGCAATGGCAATTGCCGGTGGTCTGGCCGGTATCGCCGGATCAATCGAGGTGATTGGTGTGCGTGGAGCGCTCAGTGCCGACTTCTTTTCCGGCCTTGGATTTGATGCGATTGCCGTGGCCCTATTGGCCCGTGCCAATCCGGTCGGTATCATCTTTTCGGGATTGCTCTGGGGTGGGTTACTGACCGGTGCGCGTCTGATGCAGGTGCGCGCCAGCCTATCGATTGACGTGATCAAGATCGTGCAGGCACTCATTATCATGTTCGTGGCTGCCGATCAGATCGTGCGCTTTGTCTACCGTCTCCCCAAGCGCAAACCCGGCGAAGAGACCCAGCTCTCGAAGGGATGGGGTGGCTAG
- a CDS encoding acyl-CoA thioesterase produces MDNTTFPNRPARAANEERMAEIILPHQTNGYGTMFGGDVMALMDKAAAIAALRFCRLPVVTASTERIDFRTPIGQGEIVEAFSRVIYVGRSSMVVRVHLFAEHPLIGDRRLCTTGYFSMVAINREGGPAPVVPQLLLLDDDARAEHAVGAEIHAAIAARRNSRTTGRS; encoded by the coding sequence ATGGATAACACAACGTTCCCTAACCGGCCGGCGCGGGCGGCAAATGAAGAACGCATGGCCGAAATTATCTTGCCTCATCAAACCAACGGCTACGGTACCATGTTTGGTGGTGATGTGATGGCACTGATGGATAAAGCGGCAGCGATTGCCGCTCTCCGCTTCTGTCGCTTGCCGGTTGTAACCGCCTCGACCGAACGGATTGATTTTCGGACCCCGATTGGGCAGGGCGAAATTGTGGAAGCCTTCTCGCGGGTGATCTACGTTGGGCGGAGTTCCATGGTGGTGCGCGTACACCTCTTTGCCGAACATCCGCTGATCGGAGATCGCCGGCTCTGCACGACCGGCTATTTCAGCATGGTAGCCATCAACCGCGAAGGTGGGCCGGCGCCAGTTGTGCCACAATTGTTGTTGCTCGACGATGATGCCCGCGCAGAGCATGCCGTTGGTGCCGAGATTCACGCTGCTATCGCTGCACGTCGCAATAGCCGAACAACAGGACGATCATGA
- a CDS encoding flavin reductase family protein, with protein sequence MIDESLFRQTMSHFASGVTVVTTALGERLAGLTVSSFASLSLNPPLVLICIDHAASSHDVIAAAGKFAVNILAEDQEYLSRRFAMHDGAKFAPHSYTLSENGLPLLEGVLAQIECRLHSALPGGDHTIFVGEVIAARVFGGRPLLYYRSGYHQLG encoded by the coding sequence ATGATCGACGAATCACTTTTTCGCCAAACGATGAGTCACTTCGCCTCCGGTGTCACTGTGGTGACGACTGCGCTCGGTGAACGCCTGGCCGGCTTAACAGTCAGCTCTTTCGCATCGCTATCACTGAATCCACCGCTGGTACTGATTTGTATTGATCACGCGGCATCAAGCCATGACGTGATTGCCGCTGCCGGAAAGTTTGCGGTGAACATCCTGGCCGAAGATCAGGAATACCTCTCGCGCCGGTTTGCCATGCACGACGGCGCAAAGTTTGCCCCGCATAGTTATACCCTGTCAGAGAACGGACTCCCACTTCTCGAAGGGGTGCTGGCCCAGATCGAATGTCGGCTCCATAGCGCCTTGCCTGGCGGTGACCACACCATCTTCGTGGGAGAAGTCATCGCGGCCCGGGTGTTTGGGGGAAGACCATTGCTGTACTACCGATCAGGCTACCATCAGTTGGGGTAA
- a CDS encoding phosphodiester glycosidase family protein has product MTACTVTPTPGTPTTIVPTLMPTPTPDASTSSGWRTLRTGIAFRQLEAPGLPVQVVRIDPAHVRFVVGYDPTSPLTLSAWVARYGAVAAINGGFFDQQGEPVALLISNQQVFGYSYVDQGGMFAIDEQGKPHLWSLADQPYDGTPFVQAIQGWPLLVRTNGEAAYTDDDGQRARRSAIALDRNGYVLLIVAPGATFSLAEWSQFLASADLDIEIAVNLDGGSSSGLIAQSDQGGVRVDSFTPLPFALLILEL; this is encoded by the coding sequence TTGACAGCCTGTACAGTAACGCCAACACCGGGCACCCCGACAACCATTGTGCCGACGCTGATGCCGACACCGACACCTGATGCCAGCACCAGCTCAGGCTGGCGCACCCTGCGTACAGGTATTGCGTTCCGCCAACTGGAAGCTCCAGGGTTGCCGGTGCAGGTTGTGCGGATCGATCCGGCGCACGTGCGCTTTGTCGTCGGTTACGATCCGACTTCACCACTCACCCTGAGCGCCTGGGTTGCCCGGTACGGCGCAGTGGCCGCGATTAATGGCGGCTTTTTTGATCAGCAGGGTGAACCGGTTGCGCTGCTGATCAGCAACCAGCAGGTATTCGGATACAGTTATGTCGATCAAGGTGGCATGTTTGCGATAGATGAGCAGGGCAAACCGCACCTTTGGTCACTTGCCGATCAACCCTACGATGGTACGCCCTTTGTACAGGCGATACAGGGCTGGCCGTTGCTGGTGCGAACAAACGGCGAAGCGGCCTACACCGACGATGACGGGCAACGCGCCCGGCGGAGCGCGATTGCGCTTGATCGGAACGGTTATGTGCTGTTGATTGTGGCACCAGGTGCAACATTTAGCCTCGCCGAATGGTCACAATTTCTGGCATCTGCCGATCTCGACATTGAGATTGCGGTTAATCTCGATGGCGGTTCTTCGAGCGGGTTAATTGCGCAGAGTGATCAGGGCGGGGTACGTGTCGACTCGTTTACCCCACTCCCATTCGCCCTGTTGATCCTGGAACTTTGA
- a CDS encoding lysylphosphatidylglycerol synthase transmembrane domain-containing protein, with amino-acid sequence MRHWKLWLGLIISIFFLGIALYGLDLAHFWEALREANYWWLIPGILVYFITVWVRTWRWQSMLSHMARVPLRTLFPIVVIGYMGNNVYPARAGEVLRSYVLRRNCGIAMSASLATVVLERLFDGLVMLLFVAVTLPFAPLPPVFRSLVIGFSALFLCAFLGFVVLAARPQLMSRWYTMIVDRFAPGWLRPHIHGLFDRFIIGLQSLRSPRDMITILLTSTFIWLGETLKYWFVMHAFPFEVSFLVLMLMTAIVNLFTTIPSTPGYIGTFDAPGIATLTQFGVPHAIAAGYTLVLHVALWLPITLLGAWYMLRQSLTWRDLDRAAAIQAQSTPNVETNDTVNSQKVLP; translated from the coding sequence GTGCGTCACTGGAAACTATGGCTCGGCCTGATCATTAGCATCTTTTTTCTGGGCATCGCCCTTTACGGTCTCGACCTGGCCCATTTTTGGGAAGCATTACGCGAGGCTAATTACTGGTGGTTAATTCCAGGTATCCTGGTTTACTTCATCACCGTTTGGGTGCGCACATGGCGCTGGCAATCGATGCTCAGCCATATGGCTCGCGTGCCATTACGTACCCTCTTCCCGATTGTGGTGATCGGCTACATGGGCAACAATGTCTACCCGGCGCGAGCCGGTGAAGTGTTGCGCAGTTATGTCTTGCGTCGCAATTGCGGGATTGCCATGAGCGCTTCGCTGGCCACTGTCGTATTGGAACGCCTCTTCGACGGGTTGGTGATGCTGCTCTTTGTGGCGGTGACGCTCCCATTTGCGCCATTGCCACCAGTGTTTCGGTCGCTGGTAATTGGGTTTAGCGCTTTATTCCTCTGCGCGTTTCTCGGTTTTGTTGTGCTGGCTGCTCGTCCCCAATTGATGAGTCGCTGGTACACCATGATCGTTGATCGCTTCGCTCCCGGCTGGCTGCGCCCACATATTCACGGCCTCTTTGATCGGTTTATTATCGGCCTGCAATCGCTGCGCAGTCCACGCGACATGATCACGATTCTGCTCACTTCGACGTTCATCTGGCTGGGTGAGACGCTCAAATACTGGTTCGTGATGCATGCATTTCCGTTTGAAGTCTCGTTTCTGGTGTTGATGCTGATGACCGCGATTGTTAATCTCTTCACTACGATCCCTTCAACACCGGGATACATTGGCACGTTCGATGCACCGGGAATCGCAACTCTGACGCAGTTTGGTGTACCTCACGCTATCGCTGCCGGTTATACACTGGTGCTCCACGTTGCCCTGTGGTTGCCAATAACGCTCCTCGGCGCATGGTATATGCTCCGCCAAAGCCTGACCTGGCGTGATCTGGATCGCGCAGCAGCAATCCAGGCCCAATCTACGCCGAACGTCGAAACCAACGATACAGTCAATTCGCAGAAGGTGCTGCCATGA